CCCCGGCCTCGATAGCCTGTTGCCCGCTGACCCTGCTCACGGTTTCCGCCGACGACCTGCCCCACGCCGTGCAGACCGCCGCACAATACACCTTCGATCTGGCGCAGGAAGATCCCTGTCGCGCCTGGTTGTTTAAGGTGGATGATGACCACCATCTGTTACTCATTCTGATGCACCATATCGCCAGCGATGGCGGATCGATTGCCCCGCTGCTGCACGATCTGGCAGAGGCCTACAACGCCCGCGCGCAGAACCGGGTGCCCGCCTGGAGACCGCTTGCGGTGCAGTATGCCGACTACACACTGTGGCAGCAGGCGCTGCTCGGCGCGCCGGACGAGAACGACAGCCTCTTTAACCGCCAGCTGGCCTGGTGGCGCAATACGCTGCATGACCTGCCCGACGAGCTTCAGTTGCCCACTGACCGGCCGCGCCCGCTGCGCGCCAGCTATGTGGGTAAACAGTGCCACTTCGCCATTGATGCCCGCACAACCGCAGCATTAGGGGCGCTGGCACGGCAGCATAACGCCAGCCTGTTTATGCTGTTACAGGCGGCGCTGGCGGTGCTGCTTTGCCGCTGCGGTGCGGGCGAGGATATCCCGATCGGCACGGCGGTCGAGGGGCGTAGCGACGAGGCACTCGAACCGCTGGTCGGCTTTTTTATCAACACCCTGGTGATGCGGACCGATCTCAGCGGCAATCCCTCGTTTGTGACGCTGGTTGAGCGCGTTCGCGAGGGCGCGCTGGCGGCCTGGGAGCACCAGGATATCCCGTTCGAGAGCCTGGTCGAGGCGTTAAATCCCGCTCGCTCGCTAGCGCGCCATCCGCTCTTCCAGGTGATGCTGGTGCTGCAAAACGTCGCGCGCAGTGATGCCCTCTTCGATGAACTGGAAACCGTGGTCGAGATGCCGTCGTTGCCGGTGGCGAAATTCGATCTCACCTTTAACCTCGAAGAGACGCCGGAGGGGCTGCGCGGCATGGTGGAGTACGCCGTGGATCTGTTTGACGAGGCGACCGTCGGGCGCATGGCGGGCTACTTCACCCACCTGCTGGCGGGCATCGCCACCGATGCCTCGCGTAACGTGAGCGAACTGCCCATTTTCAGCGACGCTGAGCGGCACGAAATCATGCAGACGTGGAACAACAGCGCGCGCGAGGTTCCCGCCGCGACCTTTGCCGAACAGTTTGAAGCCATCGTGCGCGCCACGCCGCAGGCAATAGCCCTGATTGGCGATGAGGAGACCTTGACCTACGCGCAGCTGGATCAGCGGGCAAACCGCCTGGCAAACCTGATGCTGGCGCGGGGCATCGGCGCCGAGCAGATTGTCGCCATCGCGCTGCCGCGATCCGTTGCCCTTATCGTGTCCATCATTGCCACCATGAAAACGGGCGCCGCCTATTTGCCTCTCGACCCTGACTACCCACCCGAGCGGGTGGCGTATATGTTAAGCCACGCGCAGCCAGGGCTGGTGATAAGCCAGGCGGCATTCGCCGACCGGCTGGCACCGGAGTATGCCGCGCTGCGCCTTGACCACCCGGCCCTGCGCGGGCTGCTTGCCGACCACTGTGCCGAAGCGATTACGCTGCCGCGCAGGCTGCAGTGCGATAACGCCGCCTACCTTATCTACACCTCTGGCTCGACCGGCGCGCCAAAAGGGGTCGTCGTCACCCATCGGGGGATTGGTCATCTGGTCGCCAGCATGGTTGAGCGCCTGCACGTCACGCCGCAAAGCCGCGTGTTGCAGTTCGCCTCGCCAAGCTTCGACGCCTCATTCTGGGATATCAGCATGGCGCTGCTGAGCGGCGCGGCGCTGGTCGTGGCGGCAAAAGAGGCGCTAACCCCTGGCAAACCGCTTTATACCCTGATGCACGATCGCGCGGTTACCCATGCCACGCTGCCACCGGTTGGGCTGGCGGTTATGCCGCGCGAACCGCTGCCCGCCCTGGCAACGCTTATTGTCGCTGGCGAGGCCTGCCCGCCGGAACTGATCGCCTTCTGGGGCACCGGGCGGCGAATGATTAATGCCTATGGCCCGAGCGAATCGACCGTCTGCGCCACCATCAGCCAGCCGTTGCAGGCCGACCGCCTGCCGCCGATTGGCAGGCCGATTTTCAACATGCAGGCTTATGTGCTGGACGCGCATCTGCAACCCGTTCCGCCGGGGGTAAAAGGCGAGCTTTATATTGCCGGTGAAAGCCTGGCGCGCGGCTACCTGAAACGGCCTGATTTAACGGCAGAACGCTTCGTCGCCAACCCCTTTGGCGCACCAGGCAGCCGGATGTACCGCACCGGCGATATGGCAAGCTGGAGCCGTGAGGGCGAGCTGATGTTCGCCGGGCGCGTCGATCACCAGGTCAAAATCCGCGGTTTTCGTATTGAGCTGGGCGAGATTGAATCCCAGCTGCGAAAACATCCGCAGATCACGCAGGCGACGGTGATTGTCCGCGAGGATAAGCCCGGACTGCGCCAGCTGGTGGCTTACGCCGTTGCCCGCGATGAGCAGGCGCAGGGCGGGGAGATCCGCGACTTTTTACGCGACTTTCTGCCGGACTATATGGTGCCGGTTGCCGTGGTCCTGCTACCGGCGATACCGGTCACGCCAAACGGCAAAGTCGACCGCCGCGCGCTGCCTGCGCCGCAGTTTACCCGCACCCAGCACACCCCACCGCGTAACGCGCAGGAGCAGCTGCTCAGCACCCTGTTCGCCGAGTTGCTCAACCTGGCGGAGGTCGACCGCACGACAAGCTTCTTCGAGCTGGGCGGCGACAGCATCACGGCGATACAGCTGGTCGCGCGCGCCCGTCAGGCGGGCTGGCTATTCACCCCGCGCGATGTGTTTGAGCATAAATCGGTCGCCGGGCTGGCTGGCATCATGACCGCCGTTGCAGAGCAGGATACCGCCCCGCAGGTTGCTGCCGTCGGCGACCTGCCCGCGACCCCGATCATCCACTGGTTGATGGAGAACCCCGGCGATATCAACGCGTTCTGCCAGGCAACGCTGCTGCACACGCCCGCAGAACTGGATGCGCAAACCCTGCGCGAGCTGCTCGCCGAGCTGCTCAGGCACCACGATGCGCTGCGCTTAACTGCCCGCCGCGAGGCCAACGGCGAGATCCATCTCGCTGTGCCGACTGCCATCGACGAGAGTGAGATGCTGGAGATTATCGACGCCCAGCCGCTCTCGCCTGAGCAGCGGCAGCAGCAGATAGAAGAGGCGTGTCGCCGGGCAAAACAGCGGCTCGACCCGGCACGCGGCAAGATGGTGCAGGCCGTCTGGTTCCGCGCCGCCTGCGGCGAACCGGGCCAGCTGATGCTGGTGTTGCACCACCTGGTGGTGGACGGCGTCTCCTGGCGGATACTCGCCGCCGACCTGCTTGCCCTCTGGCGCGCCCGCGCTACGGGGAGAAACGCGCAGCTGACCGACGCAGGCACCTCCTTTCGCGCCTGGGCGCTGCGCCTTGAGCAGGAAGCGCAACGCCGGGGTGATGAGCTGGCGCACTGGCAGAGCGTGCTCAACCAACCGGATAGGCTGTTAACCACACGACCTCTTGCAGGCACGTGCGACACCCTCGCCACCAGCGCCTCTTTGCAGATGGAGCTTGGCAGCGAGTTCACCCAGCCTCTGCTGGCCACCCTGCCCGCGCGCTTTCACGCCGGTATCAACGATGTGCTGCTCTGCGCCCTGGCGCTGGCCATCACGGCATGGCGCGAGGATGGGCAAACAGATGTGCTGCTGGATGTCGAAGGGCACGGGCGCGAAGAGCTGGCGGGAACCGCGCTGTCGAACACCGTTGGCTGGTTTACCACGCTCTACCCGGTGCGTCTTGCTCCGGGTCGCGCACAGTTAACCCATCCCCACTCGCTCGGTAGCGCGCTGAAGAGCGTCAAAGAGCAGTTGCGCCAGGTGCCGGGCAACGGGCTGGGTTACGGCCTGCTGCGCTATCTCAATACGCAAACGCGCCCGCAGCTTGCCGCGCTGCCACAGCCGCAAATCGGCTTTAACTATCTGGGCCGCCTCAGCGTTGAAGAGGCGCGGGACTGGCAGCTTGCGGCTGAGGCCCGCCTGCTTGATACCCGCGCGCACGACAGCTTCGCGCTGCCGCATGCCCTCTCGCTCAATGCCGTGGTGGAAGCACGTGCAAGCGGCCCGGTGCTGGTGGCGAACTGGAGTTGGGCGACTGAGCTTTACGCTGAAGATCGCGTCAGCCGCCTGGCTACGGGGTGGTTTAGCTGGCTGAAAGCGCTGTCGCAGCTTACGCAGGTCGACGATATCGGCGGTTTCACCCCTTCAGATGTGCCCCTGGTGGCGCTGCAACAAGCGGGGCTGTCAAAACTTCAGGCAAAATGGACGAAGAAAAAATGAGTATGGATATTAAAGAGATACTGCCGTTATCCCCGTTACAGAAAGGTCTGCTGTTCCATATGCTGCTTGATACGCGCGGCAGCGATGCCTATCAGGTACAACAGGTTTATCAGCTTGAGGGGAGCTGGATGTCGCGAGGCTCAGGCAGGCCGTCGGGCAACTGCTGGCGCGCCATCCCCATCTCTGCGCCGGGTTTGAGTATGAAGAGGTCGACACGCCGGTTCAGCTGATCCTCTCTGGCCTGCCGCTCCCCTGGCAGGAGATCGATCTAAGTATCCTGTCAACGTTAGCGCAGGCGTCGGCTTTTCACGCGCTGCTGGAAACGGACTACAACACCCGCTTCGCCGCCGACACCCCGCCTCTGCTGCGCTTTACTGTCGTGAAGTGTTCGCCGACGCAACATAAGCTGATCTTCACCAATCACCACCTGTTGCTGGATGGCTGGTCGATTCCGGTTCTGCTCGATGAGCTGTTTCGCTTATACCTCGCGGAGCCGTTGCCGCCAGCCGTGCCCTACCGCGACTATTTGTATTGGCTTGCCGAGCGTGACACCGACAAGATGCGCGAGGCCTGGCGCGAGGCGTTACGCGGCCTGCAAGGCCCTACCCATCTCGCCAAAGGGCGTACCACCGACAATTTGCAGCCGCACCTGCTCCACAGAACGGTGGATGCCGACCGTACCCGGCAGCTTAACCGCTGCGCCCGCGAGCTTGGCGTAACGGTCAATACGCTGTTGCAGTGCGCCTGGGGCATGCTGCTTGGCGCGCTTACCGGGCGCTGCGACGTGGTTTTCGGCATTACGGTTTCCGGCAGACCGGCGGAGCTTAGCGGTATCGAAAGGATGGTCGGGTTACTGATCAACACGCTGCCGCTTCGCCTCAGTTGGCGCATGGAGGAGAGTTTTGCCACGCTGCTGCAACGGCTACAGGCGGAGCAGACGCGCCTGCTCGACAGCCAGTATCTCGATCTCACCACCATCCAGGCTGACGCCGGCGGCGAGGCGCTGTTTGATACGCTGATGGTGTTTGAGAACTACCCGCATAGCGCAAGCGCCGAAATGAGCGAAAAATTAACGGCTTCGCTCGCCTCGCACCGCGGCGGCGATGCCTCCCACTACCCGCTGGGGCTTATCGCTGTTCCCGGCGAATCGCTCGCGCTGCGCTTTAGCGCGCTGGCCGATATCTTCCCCGATGAGGAGGTTGAGCGGCTGGCGGATCGCTTCCTGCATCTGCTTTACACCATGATTGACCGCCCCGACAGCCGTATCGGCCACGCTTCGCTGTTACTGCCGCAAGAGGCGCAGGCGCTGCTTCCCACACCGTCATCGTTCGATAAGAGGACGCAAACCACGCTGCACGAGGTGTTTGAACAGTGCGCCGCGCACTACCCGGATGCCACTGCCCTCTCGCTTGGCGATAAGACGCTTTGCTACGCCGAGCTTAACCAGCGGGCGAACCAACTTGCCCGTCATCTGGTGAGCTGCGGCATCGGCAGCGAAGAGATTGTGGCGCTGGCGCTGCCGCGCACGCTTGAGGCGCTGGTGGCTATTCTTGCGGTGCTGAAAGCGGGCGCGGCCTGGCTGCCGCTGGATGTGCATAACCCGCCGGAGCGGCTGGCCTACATTCTCTCCGACGCCAGACCGGCGCTAATCGTGTCACTCCAGGCGCACGCGGGGATGTTTGATGAATCGCAGCTGCTGCTCCTTGATAGCGCTGAAAGCCAGCAACGGCTGGCGCAGCAGAGCGGCGCGGATCTCCAGCAAAGCGAGCGGCTGCGCCCGGTGCATGCGCACAACCTCGCCTATATCATTTACACCTCTGGCTCCACCGGCAATCCAAAGGGGGTGATGATCCCGCACAGCAATGTGCTGCGTCTTTTCGCCGCGACAGAGGCGTGGTTCAACTTCTCGCGCCACGATATCTGGACGCTGTTTCACTCCTGCTCGTTTGATTTCTCGGTCTGGGAAATATGGGGCGCGTTGCTCTATGGCGGCGAGCTGGTGGTAGTGCCCTTTATGGTCAGCCGCGATGCGCAGGCCTTTTTGCGGCTGTTAAGCGAGAAAAAAGTGACCATCCTTAACCAGACGCCGTCCGCTTTTTATCAGCTGATTGAAGCCGAGCGCGACCTTGAGCATGACGAACTGCCGCTGGCGCTGCGCAAGGTGATATTTGGTGGCGAAGCGCTGGATCTCAGCCAACTCGAGCGCTGGTATCAACGCCACCCGGATACGGCTCCCGAACTTATCAATATGTACGGCATCACGGAGACCACCGTGCATGTGAGCTATCAGCCGTTAACCGCGGCGCGGGCGCGCGAGGCGACAGGCAGCCTTATCGGCGTGGCGATCTCCGATCTGCATATCCATCTGCTGGATGATGCGCTGCGTCCGGTGCCGCCGGGCGTTGAGGGCGAAATGTATATCAGCGGTGCCGGGCTGGCGCGCGGCTATCTAAACCGGGTCGAACTCTCCAGCCAACGCTTTGTTGCCGATCCCTGGGGTGCGCCTGGCTCGCGCATGTATCGCTCCGGCGATATCGCCGTCAGGAGCCCAGAGGGAGACCTGCACTACCTGGGGCGCGCGGATCAGCAGGTGAAACTGCGCGGTTTTCGTATTGAACTGGGCGAAATTGCCGCCATCCTGCAAAGCGCCCCGCAGGTTACCCATGCAGAAGTGGTGCTGCTTGATGCCGACACTCAGCCGCAGCTGGTGGCCTACGTCACCGCCGACACGCATGCGCCGCTCGATATTGCCGCGCTGCGCAGCCTGGCGGCAGCAAAACTGCCGGGCTACATGGTGCCGAGCGCGATTATGCAGATTGAACAGTTTCCGCTGACCCTCAACGGCAAGCTGGATAAACGCGCCCTGCCGCGCCCCGATCTGAGTGCAGGAAGCGCACGACGCGCACCGCGCAGCGTGCAGGAGGAGATTCTGCTGGGGCTGTTTGCCGAGGTGTTGCAGTCAGACGCTCCCGGTATTGATGACGACTTCTTTGCCCTCGGCGGTCATTCGCTGCTGGCGATGCGTCTGGTGAGCCGTATCACCCGCGTGCTGGAGGTCGAAGTGCCGATCCGCACGCTGTTTGACTATCCAACGGTCGCGCAGCTTGCCGGGCAACTGACAAAACAGGGAAGCCAGCTTGCTGGGCCCCTCTGCCTACAGCCGCGCAGCGAGCGGCTGCCGCTCTCTTTTGCCCAGCAGCGGATGTGGCTTTTGAAAAACCTCGATAACAACCATGCAGCCTACAATATGCCGCTCGCCATCCGCTTACAGGGGGAGCTGAACGACGCCGCACTGCGTGAAGCCGTGCGGGATGTGGTTGAACGCCATGAGATCCTGCGCACGCGCTACCCGCTCCACCAGGGGCAGCCCTGGCAGGAGATCCTCGCCCCCGATGCGTTTGAAGTGACGTTTGAGGTGAGCGATATCGCGGCTTCGTCGCTTACCGATGCCCTTAATCACGCCGCAGCCTACCCGTTTGAGCTGGCAGAAGAGATCCCGCTGCGCGCCAGCCTGTTCCATCTTTCGCAAACCCGGCAGCATGTGCTGCTGCTGGTTATCCACCATATCGCCTGCGATGGTGGCTCGCTGGCACCACTGTTTCGCGATCTCGCCTGCGCCTATACCGCGCGCTGCGCCATGCAAGCCCCGCAGTGGGCGCCGCTGCCGGTGCAGTACGCCGATTACGCCCTCTGGCAGCGCGAGAGGTTGGGCGACATTGAGAGCCTGAGCGAGACTGCCACAGAGCAGGTCGCCTTCTGGCGTGAAGCCCTTTCCGGCGTACCGGAAGCGATGACGTTGCCCGTCGATCGTCACCCGACGACCGAGATGAGTTACGTTGGCGGGCAGGTCAGGCTGCGCATTGATGAGAAGCTTTATCAGCAAATTACACAGTTGGCGCGCCATGAGGGGGCGACGCCCTTTATGGTGCTGCAAACCGCCGCCGCGATCCTCTTTGGCCGCATGGGGGCCGGGGAGGATATTACGCTCGGCACCGCCGTCGCCGGGCGATCAGATGAGGCGATGCGCGATCTGGTCGGCTTCTTCGTCAATACCCTGGTACTTCGCGTTGATCTGGCGGCGAAACCCACGGTGGCTAAGGCGCTGGCCCAGGTGCGCGAGTTTATGCTCTCCGCCTGGGTTAACCAGGAGGTTCCCTTCGACTGGGTGGTGAAAAGCCTTAACCCCGAGCGCGTCTCTGGCAGGCATCCGCTCTTCCAGGTGATGATGGTGCTGCAAAATAACGACGCCACGCCCCCGGAGTTCGCGGATCTGACGCTTTTGCCGCAGCCTGTCGGACTGGTGACCACCAAATTTGATTTGACCTTCAACGTTGAGCAGGTTTACGGCGAGCGCGGCGACGTCAGCGCGCTGGAGGTGCAAATTGACTACCCGGTCGATCGCTTTGATGGGCAGACCATCACTGCGCTGGCGGACTACTTCATACACCTGTTGCAGGCCATGGTGAAGGAGCCGGAGAGTGCGGTGATGACGCTGCCGCTGCTCACTGACCGGCAGCGTAACGAGATGCTCGAAGTATGGAATGAGACCCGTTGTGACGTGCCGCCCGCCACCCTGGCCGCGCAGTTTGCCCGCCAGGTCGCCGCCACACCGCAGCGTATCGCCGTCAGCTGCGGGCAGGAGCAGCTGAGCTACCAGCAACTGGATGCCTGCGCCAATGCCCTCGCGCAGCACCTGCAACAGCAGGGCGTAAACAGCGAGCAGGGCGTGGCGGTGCTGATGACACGCTCACTTTCGCTGGTGATTGCCCTTCTCGCGGTGGTGAAAGCGGGCGGTTTCTATGTGCCGCTGCGGGCGAGCGATCCCGCAGAGCGCTGGCAACATTGTATTGATGAGCTGGATCTGCGCATCGTGCTGCTGGATGAGATCCACCGCCAGGCGGCGCTGCCACCGGGCATTGCGCGGCTTATCGTCGATGAGGCGGCAACCCGCGCCACGGCGGCGGGCGTTGCAACAACAGTAATGCCGCACCATCTGGCTTATGTGATGTTCACCTCCGGCTCGACAGGCAAACCGAAGGGCATTGCCACCACTCAGGATAACGTGCTGGCGTTGGCACGCGATCGCCGCTGGCGAGCGGAGGCCTGCCAGCGCATTCTGCTGCACTCGGCCTATGCGTTTGACGCCTCCACCTGGGAGCTGTGGGGAACGCTGCTTAATGGTCACCATGCTGTGATCGTCCCCGGTGAGACGCTGGATCTGCCCCTGCTTGCCGACACGCTTGTGGCGGGTGAGGTCACGACCGCCTTTTTAACCTCCGGGCTGTTCCGCCTGATCGCCGAGGAGGCGAGCGACTGCCTTGCAGGCTTACGCCGGGTTTATACCGGCGGGGAGAAGATCTCCGCCAGCGCGGTTCAGGCGGTGCGCGAGCGCTGGCCGCATCTCGAACTACTGAATATTTATGGCCCGACGGAGATCACCACCTATGCGACGGACTACCCCATCACTCAGGCCGATGCGCCCTACCTTGACGTGCCGATTGGCAGAGCGTTCGATAACACCCGCCTCTACGTGCTTGATAGCCATCTGCAGCCGGTGCCACCGGGCGTGGCGGCAGAGCTCTATATCGCCGGACGCGGGGTGGCACGCGGCTATATCAACCACCCAACGCTGAGCGCGGCACACTTTGTCGCCGATCCCTTTGGCCCGGCGGGAAGCCGGATGTACCACACCGGCGATATCGTCAAATGGCGGCGCGATGGCGCGCTCTGTTTTGTCAGCCGCCGCGATCAGCAGGTGAAGATTCGCGGTTTCCGCATTGAACCCGGTGAAGTGGAGATGGTGCTGAAACAGCACGCTGCGGTTCAGCAGGCGGCGGTGGTGGCCCTTGAGGATCGCAGCGGCAATAAGCAGCTTGTCGCCTATGTGGTGCCCTCTGTGCCGGAGACCGATCTCAGCGCAGCGCTGCAACAGTTTGCGCGCGAGTGCCTGCCGGACTTTATGGTGCCCGCGGCGATTGTGCTGCTGGCGGCGCTGCCGCTTAACGCCAACGGTAAGCTGGCACTTGCAGATTTACCGAAGCCCGATTTCCATACCGGGCCAGGGCGCGCGCCGCAAAACGAGCGGGAAAGCTGGCTGGCTGCGCGGTTTTGCGAACTGCTCAATGTGGAAACCATCACCGTCGACAGCAGCTTTTTTGCCCTTGGCGGCCACTCATTACTGGCGGCCCGGCTGATTAACGCTATCGACAAAACGTGGCAGGTGAAACTGACGCTGCGCGATCTGTTTGAGTACCCGACGGTGGCGCTGCTGGCGCAGCGGCTTCAGAGCAACCACCGCAGCAACGTGCTGGATGTGATGCTGCCTCTGCAACCGCACGGGGAGAAAACGCCCCTCTTCTGCCTGCCGCCCGGCGGCGGGTTGAGCTGGTCCTACGCCGGGCTTATTCCCTGGCTTGGCGACGCGCAACCGC
This Kosakonia cowanii JCM 10956 = DSM 18146 DNA region includes the following protein-coding sequences:
- a CDS encoding amino acid adenylation domain-containing protein, with the translated sequence MARHPHLCAGFEYEEVDTPVQLILSGLPLPWQEIDLSILSTLAQASAFHALLETDYNTRFAADTPPLLRFTVVKCSPTQHKLIFTNHHLLLDGWSIPVLLDELFRLYLAEPLPPAVPYRDYLYWLAERDTDKMREAWREALRGLQGPTHLAKGRTTDNLQPHLLHRTVDADRTRQLNRCARELGVTVNTLLQCAWGMLLGALTGRCDVVFGITVSGRPAELSGIERMVGLLINTLPLRLSWRMEESFATLLQRLQAEQTRLLDSQYLDLTTIQADAGGEALFDTLMVFENYPHSASAEMSEKLTASLASHRGGDASHYPLGLIAVPGESLALRFSALADIFPDEEVERLADRFLHLLYTMIDRPDSRIGHASLLLPQEAQALLPTPSSFDKRTQTTLHEVFEQCAAHYPDATALSLGDKTLCYAELNQRANQLARHLVSCGIGSEEIVALALPRTLEALVAILAVLKAGAAWLPLDVHNPPERLAYILSDARPALIVSLQAHAGMFDESQLLLLDSAESQQRLAQQSGADLQQSERLRPVHAHNLAYIIYTSGSTGNPKGVMIPHSNVLRLFAATEAWFNFSRHDIWTLFHSCSFDFSVWEIWGALLYGGELVVVPFMVSRDAQAFLRLLSEKKVTILNQTPSAFYQLIEAERDLEHDELPLALRKVIFGGEALDLSQLERWYQRHPDTAPELINMYGITETTVHVSYQPLTAARAREATGSLIGVAISDLHIHLLDDALRPVPPGVEGEMYISGAGLARGYLNRVELSSQRFVADPWGAPGSRMYRSGDIAVRSPEGDLHYLGRADQQVKLRGFRIELGEIAAILQSAPQVTHAEVVLLDADTQPQLVAYVTADTHAPLDIAALRSLAAAKLPGYMVPSAIMQIEQFPLTLNGKLDKRALPRPDLSAGSARRAPRSVQEEILLGLFAEVLQSDAPGIDDDFFALGGHSLLAMRLVSRITRVLEVEVPIRTLFDYPTVAQLAGQLTKQGSQLAGPLCLQPRSERLPLSFAQQRMWLLKNLDNNHAAYNMPLAIRLQGELNDAALREAVRDVVERHEILRTRYPLHQGQPWQEILAPDAFEVTFEVSDIAASSLTDALNHAAAYPFELAEEIPLRASLFHLSQTRQHVLLLVIHHIACDGGSLAPLFRDLACAYTARCAMQAPQWAPLPVQYADYALWQRERLGDIESLSETATEQVAFWREALSGVPEAMTLPVDRHPTTEMSYVGGQVRLRIDEKLYQQITQLARHEGATPFMVLQTAAAILFGRMGAGEDITLGTAVAGRSDEAMRDLVGFFVNTLVLRVDLAAKPTVAKALAQVREFMLSAWVNQEVPFDWVVKSLNPERVSGRHPLFQVMMVLQNNDATPPEFADLTLLPQPVGLVTTKFDLTFNVEQVYGERGDVSALEVQIDYPVDRFDGQTITALADYFIHLLQAMVKEPESAVMTLPLLTDRQRNEMLEVWNETRCDVPPATLAAQFARQVAATPQRIAVSCGQEQLSYQQLDACANALAQHLQQQGVNSEQGVAVLMTRSLSLVIALLAVVKAGGFYVPLRASDPAERWQHCIDELDLRIVLLDEIHRQAALPPGIARLIVDEAATRATAAGVATTVMPHHLAYVMFTSGSTGKPKGIATTQDNVLALARDRRWRAEACQRILLHSAYAFDASTWELWGTLLNGHHAVIVPGETLDLPLLADTLVAGEVTTAFLTSGLFRLIAEEASDCLAGLRRVYTGGEKISASAVQAVRERWPHLELLNIYGPTEITTYATDYPITQADAPYLDVPIGRAFDNTRLYVLDSHLQPVPPGVAAELYIAGRGVARGYINHPTLSAAHFVADPFGPAGSRMYHTGDIVKWRRDGALCFVSRRDQQVKIRGFRIEPGEVEMVLKQHAAVQQAAVVALEDRSGNKQLVAYVVPSVPETDLSAALQQFARECLPDFMVPAAIVLLAALPLNANGKLALADLPKPDFHTGPGRAPQNERESWLAARFCELLNVETITVDSSFFALGGHSLLAARLINAIDKTWQVKLTLRDLFEYPTVALLAQRLQSNHRSNVLDVMLPLQPHGEKTPLFCLPPGGGLSWSYAGLIPWLGDAQPLFGLQSHRLSSGVSLPSVNALAKSYLAEIVKVQPHGPYALLGWSFGCHLAHEIATLLQQAGQAVSTLILLDGYPLGERYRDKERQDSESLSALFEALTGSVPAESELTVEALRRRLVAQEHPLAVMEPVVFERILAEFREAPRLLAAFTPSRFQGDILFLRAATRRDGEEGFDAQLWAPFVEGRIAIHTLPCTHDGMFSPQALQQAGPLIRDWIAKEK